A section of the Pimelobacter simplex genome encodes:
- the abc-f gene encoding ribosomal protection-like ABC-F family protein: protein MITVHQLEVRVGARLLMDNVSFRVGAGDKIGLVGRNGAGKTTLTKVLAGDVLPASGTVSNSGELGYLPQDPRVGDPEVLVRDRILSARGLDDAVRRMRAAEVAMASDDPDERDKAFRKFQRAQDELDAGGGYAAETEALQIAQSLGIPDRLMEQPLGTLSGGQRRRVELARILFSSAEVLILDEPTNHLDADSILWLRDWMKTYKGGFIVISHDNDLLEQTVNKVFHLDANREVIDVYNMGWKNYLTQRETDEARRKRELMNAQNKAKTLTDQANKMRAKATKASAAQQMLKRAERLLEGVEGERQSDKVAAIKFPTPAACGKTPLSAHDLSKSYGALEIFTAVDLAIDKGSRVVILGLNGAGKTTMLRILAGVDKADTGEVVAGHGLKVGYYAQEHETLDVSRSVLENMQSAAPELTDTEARSVLGSFLFTGDDVHKPAGVLSGGEKTRLALASLVVSAANVLLLDEPTNNLDPASREEVLSAIRRYEGAIVLVTHDEGAVHALEPDRVLILPDGVEDLWSPDYADLIALA from the coding sequence ATGATCACTGTGCACCAGCTCGAGGTTCGCGTCGGTGCGCGACTCCTCATGGACAATGTCAGCTTCCGTGTCGGCGCCGGCGACAAGATCGGCCTCGTGGGCCGCAACGGAGCCGGCAAGACCACGCTCACCAAGGTCCTCGCGGGCGACGTGCTGCCGGCCAGCGGCACGGTCAGCAACAGCGGCGAGCTCGGCTACCTGCCGCAGGACCCGCGGGTGGGCGACCCCGAGGTGCTGGTGCGCGACCGGATCCTGTCCGCGCGGGGCCTCGACGACGCCGTACGGCGGATGCGGGCCGCCGAGGTCGCCATGGCCTCCGACGACCCGGACGAGCGGGACAAGGCGTTCCGCAAGTTCCAGCGGGCCCAGGACGAGCTCGACGCCGGCGGCGGCTACGCCGCCGAGACCGAGGCGCTCCAGATCGCGCAGAGCCTCGGCATCCCCGACCGCCTGATGGAGCAGCCGCTGGGCACGCTCTCGGGTGGTCAGCGACGCCGGGTCGAGCTGGCCCGGATCCTGTTCTCCAGCGCCGAGGTGCTCATCCTCGACGAGCCGACGAACCACCTCGACGCGGACTCGATCCTCTGGCTGCGCGACTGGATGAAGACCTACAAGGGTGGCTTCATCGTCATCTCCCACGACAACGACCTGCTCGAGCAGACGGTCAACAAGGTCTTCCACCTCGACGCCAACCGCGAGGTCATCGACGTCTACAACATGGGCTGGAAGAACTACCTCACCCAGCGCGAGACCGACGAGGCCCGCCGCAAGCGCGAGCTGATGAACGCGCAGAACAAGGCCAAGACGCTCACCGATCAGGCCAACAAGATGCGCGCCAAGGCGACCAAGGCCAGCGCCGCGCAGCAGATGCTCAAGCGCGCCGAGCGGCTGCTCGAAGGGGTCGAGGGGGAGCGCCAGTCCGACAAGGTCGCGGCGATCAAGTTCCCGACGCCGGCCGCCTGCGGCAAGACGCCGCTCTCGGCGCACGACCTGTCGAAGTCCTACGGGGCGCTCGAGATCTTCACCGCCGTGGACCTGGCCATCGACAAGGGCTCGCGCGTGGTCATCCTCGGCCTCAACGGCGCCGGCAAGACCACGATGCTGCGGATCCTGGCCGGCGTCGACAAGGCCGACACCGGCGAGGTCGTCGCCGGGCACGGCCTCAAGGTCGGCTACTACGCCCAGGAGCACGAGACGCTCGACGTGAGCCGCTCGGTGCTGGAGAACATGCAGTCCGCGGCGCCCGAGCTGACCGACACCGAGGCGCGCTCGGTGCTCGGCTCGTTCCTCTTCACCGGCGACGACGTGCACAAGCCGGCCGGCGTCCTGTCCGGTGGCGAGAAGACCCGGCTCGCACTGGCCTCGCTCGTCGTCTCGGCGGCCAACGTGCTGCTGCTCGACGAGCCGACCAACAACCTCGACCCCGCCTCCCGCGAGGAGGTGCTCAGCGCGATCCGCCGCTACGAGGGCGCGATCGTCCTGGTCACCCACGACGAGGGCGCGGTCCACGCGCTCGAGCCGGACCGGGTGCTCATCCTCCCCGACGGCGTCGAAGACCTCTGGAGCCCGGACTACGCCGACCTGATCGCGCTCGCCTGA
- the ypfJ gene encoding KPN_02809 family neutral zinc metallopeptidase → MVRFNPKARLDQSRVRDAGSGGGGGGGLGGGLGGGGMRIPMPSGKGGIGSIIIVIIVVVVGAILGGNNLLGGGGSPAGGGAYSPSRLSDAQEGTDRYADCTTGEDANNSSDCARVAIENSLTDYWDSELGSRFRPEKQMVTFSGSVDTGCGAATSDVGPFYCPSDESIYLDTTFFDDVLERQLGGPTGAFVEYYVLAHEYGHHISNLLGFMGQVRSQQTGPQSDGVRLELQADCYAGLWAQHATQTKDADGQVLIQDLTQQDIDEAIAAAKSVGDDYIQKRAGGRVDQEAWTHGSSAQRQKWFMVGYDGGSLDSCDTFSIPRV, encoded by the coding sequence GTGGTCCGATTCAATCCGAAGGCACGCCTCGACCAGTCTCGGGTTCGCGACGCCGGCAGCGGCGGTGGCGGAGGCGGCGGCCTGGGCGGTGGTCTGGGCGGCGGTGGGATGCGGATCCCCATGCCCTCCGGCAAGGGCGGCATCGGCAGCATCATCATCGTGATCATCGTGGTCGTGGTCGGCGCGATCCTCGGCGGCAACAACCTCCTCGGCGGTGGCGGCAGTCCGGCCGGCGGGGGTGCGTACTCGCCGTCGCGGCTCAGCGACGCCCAGGAGGGCACCGACCGCTACGCCGACTGCACGACCGGTGAGGACGCCAACAACAGTTCCGACTGTGCCCGGGTCGCGATCGAGAACTCGCTGACCGACTACTGGGACTCCGAGCTCGGCAGCCGGTTCCGGCCCGAGAAGCAGATGGTCACGTTCTCCGGCTCGGTCGACACCGGCTGCGGCGCCGCGACCTCGGACGTCGGGCCGTTCTACTGCCCCAGCGACGAGTCGATCTACCTCGACACGACCTTCTTCGACGACGTCCTGGAGCGCCAGCTCGGCGGCCCGACCGGGGCGTTCGTGGAGTACTACGTGCTCGCCCACGAGTACGGCCACCACATCTCCAACCTGCTCGGCTTCATGGGCCAGGTGCGCAGCCAGCAGACCGGCCCCCAGAGCGACGGCGTGCGGCTCGAGCTCCAGGCCGACTGCTACGCCGGGCTCTGGGCCCAGCACGCGACGCAGACCAAGGACGCCGACGGACAGGTCCTCATCCAGGACCTGACCCAGCAGGACATCGACGAGGCGATCGCCGCGGCCAAGTCGGTCGGCGACGACTACATCCAGAAGCGGGCCGGCGGCCGGGTCGATCAGGAGGCCTGGACCCATGGCTCGTCCGCGCAGCGCCAGAAGTGGTTCATGGTCGGGTACGACGGCGGAAGCCTCGACTCCTGCGACACCTTCTCGATCCCGCGGGTCTGA
- a CDS encoding aminoglycoside phosphotransferase family protein — MWQPEPDWVALPGGTGTSTVGVWRTALGGRPVVIKRIGAPGPGDPAVLSDRAHVGYWRREADVLLTGLCSGTPGLRSAPASVEEDEAGVTIVRDWVEDAASSGLFLALALGRYAGAEIGHPKFLARDLMRDRLARVARRGGWPTLARTTVADVAEHLWTRRETMLALLDGVPQVPQHGDATPRNLPGRDGDEVLAIDWGTLGHGPVGGDLGYLSLSAREEFEPLLDAYLLGLPDGVADRDAVVLGARIVAVYTALSRAEWALSRVAGGEGALAGKYRHPAVAPYLRALQRTFGHMEALLDL; from the coding sequence ATGTGGCAGCCGGAGCCCGACTGGGTGGCGCTCCCGGGAGGTACCGGGACGTCCACCGTCGGCGTGTGGCGGACCGCACTCGGAGGGCGGCCGGTCGTGATCAAGCGGATCGGCGCGCCCGGTCCCGGAGACCCGGCGGTCCTCTCGGACCGCGCGCACGTCGGGTACTGGCGGCGCGAGGCCGACGTCCTGCTCACCGGGCTGTGCAGCGGTACGCCGGGGCTGCGCTCGGCCCCCGCCTCCGTCGAGGAGGACGAGGCCGGCGTCACGATCGTCCGCGACTGGGTCGAGGACGCCGCGTCGAGCGGGCTGTTCCTGGCCCTCGCCCTGGGCCGGTACGCCGGCGCCGAGATCGGGCACCCGAAGTTCCTGGCCCGCGACCTGATGCGCGACCGGCTGGCCCGGGTCGCCCGCCGGGGCGGCTGGCCCACCCTCGCCCGGACGACGGTCGCCGACGTCGCCGAGCACCTGTGGACCCGCCGCGAGACGATGCTCGCCCTGCTCGACGGCGTCCCGCAGGTGCCCCAGCACGGCGACGCGACGCCCCGCAACCTGCCCGGCCGCGACGGCGACGAGGTGCTCGCCATCGACTGGGGCACCCTCGGGCACGGTCCCGTGGGCGGCGACCTCGGCTACCTCTCGCTCTCGGCGCGCGAGGAGTTCGAGCCCCTGCTCGACGCCTACCTGCTCGGGCTGCCGGACGGTGTCGCCGACCGGGACGCCGTCGTCCTCGGCGCCCGGATCGTCGCCGTCTACACCGCCCTCAGCCGGGCGGAGTGGGCGCTGTCGCGGGTGGCCGGTGGCGAGGGCGCGCTGGCCGGGAAGTACCGGCATCCCGCGGTCGCGCCGTACCTTCGGGCGCTGCAGCGGACCTTCGGGCACATGGAGGCCCTGCTCGACCTGTGA